In Ancalomicrobiaceae bacterium S20, the following proteins share a genomic window:
- a CDS encoding substrate-binding domain-containing protein: protein MTGSKDADETIGAGRRDRPAFVGAREVAIRAGVSRSAVSRVFTPGASVSEETRRRVLDAAAALGYHVNHLARGLISRSTGIVCLIVADLETPQQARLLRALTVELQAIGKVAMVLSTDGRGEAGEAVLRQSLHYRADGTVVVSGTPAETVIRTCLDNGQRMVLINRDDRIDGPHNIRLDNATVARAALQAFVRGGCRRLAVVDTGNPTPSLIERETAFVAAARDLGLDVAVVREGAVARYEDGVAAGRRLFTASTRPDAVFCVNDILACGVMDAARREFGLRVPEDVSVIGCDNIRQSDWLSYQLTTFDQPIDAIVARTVELLGDDAPETPLRVVLPPTLVWRRSVRVPGTP, encoded by the coding sequence ATGACGGGTTCGAAGGACGCCGACGAGACGATCGGCGCGGGACGGCGTGACCGCCCCGCCTTCGTCGGCGCACGCGAAGTCGCCATCCGCGCCGGCGTCTCCCGGTCGGCAGTGTCGCGGGTGTTCACACCGGGTGCCAGCGTCTCGGAGGAAACGCGGCGGCGCGTGCTCGATGCCGCGGCCGCGCTCGGCTACCACGTCAATCATCTCGCGCGCGGCCTGATCAGCCGGAGCACCGGGATCGTCTGCCTGATCGTGGCCGATCTCGAGACGCCGCAGCAGGCCCGCCTGCTGCGCGCGCTGACCGTGGAGCTCCAGGCGATCGGCAAGGTCGCCATGGTGCTGAGCACGGACGGCCGCGGCGAGGCGGGCGAGGCCGTGCTGCGCCAGAGCCTGCACTACCGCGCCGATGGCACGGTGGTCGTGTCGGGAACCCCGGCCGAGACCGTGATCCGGACCTGTCTCGACAACGGCCAGCGCATGGTGCTGATCAACCGCGACGACCGGATCGACGGTCCGCACAACATCCGGCTCGACAATGCCACGGTGGCGCGCGCCGCCCTGCAGGCCTTCGTGCGCGGCGGCTGCCGCCGCCTCGCCGTCGTCGACACGGGCAACCCGACGCCGAGCCTGATCGAGCGCGAGACGGCCTTCGTCGCGGCCGCGCGCGACCTCGGGCTCGATGTCGCCGTGGTGCGCGAGGGTGCCGTCGCCCGCTACGAGGACGGCGTCGCGGCCGGACGCCGCCTCTTCACCGCGTCGACACGCCCGGACGCGGTCTTCTGCGTCAACGACATCCTCGCCTGCGGCGTCATGGACGCCGCGCGGCGCGAGTTCGGCCTCAGGGTTCCCGAGGACGTCTCGGTGATCGGCTGCGACAACATCCGACAGTCGGACTGGCTGTCCTACCAACTGACGACCTTCGATCAGCCGATCGATGCGATCGTCGCCCGGACAGTCGAGCTCCTGGGCGACGATGCGCCGGAGACGCCTTTACGCGTGGTGTTGCCGCCGACGCTGGTCTGGCGGCGATCGGTCCGGGTCCCCGGCACGCCCTGA
- a CDS encoding ABC transporter ATP-binding protein, whose protein sequence is MQDKGTPPSGGGQQGGRSLVVDAVTHRYGTSVAVENINLDIRAGELVALLGPSGCGKTTLLRIVAGFIRQSEGRIVLGDEVVDDLPPNHRRIGIVFQNYALFPHMSVAENVAYGPAAQGVAKAEREAEALRMLELVKLGHLADRLPRQLSGGQQQRVALARALAIKPRILLLDEPFAALDKNLRLDMQIEIKRLQRLSGVTTVMVTHDQEEALSMADRVAVLSQGRLEQFASPTEIYDRPSTLFVNTFVGSANRLSGAVVDADATGAKIRLDAGAEIVARTPAGGLAAGARCLVCLRPEHLVLDDDASGFAAVVEMGLPLGPTVVHEVRGADGVGIKVSEPRLAGAALRPAGTPVRVRPAAPDLATAYPAP, encoded by the coding sequence ATGCAGGACAAGGGCACACCGCCAAGCGGCGGCGGACAACAGGGTGGACGATCGCTGGTGGTCGACGCGGTGACGCATCGCTATGGCACCAGCGTCGCCGTCGAGAACATCAATCTCGACATCCGCGCGGGCGAGCTGGTCGCGCTGCTCGGGCCGTCGGGTTGCGGCAAGACCACCCTGCTCAGGATCGTCGCCGGCTTCATCCGTCAGTCGGAGGGCCGGATCGTGCTCGGCGACGAGGTCGTCGACGACCTGCCGCCGAACCATCGGCGCATCGGCATTGTGTTTCAGAACTACGCGCTGTTCCCGCATATGAGCGTGGCCGAGAACGTCGCCTATGGCCCCGCCGCGCAGGGCGTGGCCAAGGCCGAGCGCGAGGCCGAGGCGTTGCGCATGCTCGAGCTGGTCAAGCTCGGCCACCTCGCCGATCGCCTGCCGCGCCAGCTCTCCGGCGGCCAGCAGCAACGCGTCGCGCTCGCCCGTGCGCTGGCGATCAAGCCGCGCATCCTGCTGCTCGACGAGCCGTTCGCCGCGCTCGACAAGAACCTGCGCCTCGACATGCAGATCGAGATCAAGCGCCTGCAGCGCCTGTCCGGCGTCACGACCGTGATGGTCACGCACGACCAGGAAGAGGCGCTGTCGATGGCCGATCGCGTCGCGGTGCTGAGCCAGGGCCGGCTCGAGCAATTCGCCTCGCCGACCGAAATCTACGACCGCCCCTCGACCCTGTTCGTCAACACCTTCGTCGGCAGCGCCAACCGCCTGAGCGGTGCCGTGGTCGATGCCGATGCCACGGGCGCGAAAATCCGCCTCGACGCTGGCGCGGAGATCGTCGCGCGGACGCCCGCGGGCGGTCTCGCCGCCGGCGCCCGCTGCCTGGTCTGCCTGCGCCCGGAACATCTGGTCCTCGACGACGACGCGAGCGGTTTCGCGGCCGTCGTCGAGATGGGCCTGCCGCTCGGACCGACCGTCGTCCACGAGGTGCGCGGCGCCGACGGTGTCGGCATCAAGGTCTCCGAACCCCGGCTCGCCGGCGCGGCGCTCAGACCGGCGGGCACGCCGGTGCGCGTGCGCCCGGCCGCGCCCGATCTCGCCACGGCCTATCCGGCGCCGTGA
- a CDS encoding cupin domain-containing protein, whose translation MEIQRAGAKPSAKGPANWFTGTVRIDPLFAAAAPARAAGALVTFEPGARTAWHTHPLGQTLIVMSGRGLAQREGGPIEEIRPGDVIWFPPGERHWHGASAETAMSHIAIQEALDGRTVDWLEHVSDAEYSAPHG comes from the coding sequence ATGGAGATCCAGCGCGCAGGTGCAAAGCCCTCGGCCAAGGGGCCGGCCAACTGGTTCACCGGCACCGTCCGCATCGATCCGCTGTTCGCTGCCGCCGCGCCGGCGCGGGCGGCCGGGGCGCTGGTCACCTTCGAGCCCGGCGCCCGTACCGCGTGGCACACCCATCCGCTCGGCCAGACGCTGATCGTCATGTCCGGCCGCGGCCTCGCCCAGCGCGAGGGCGGGCCGATCGAGGAGATCCGCCCCGGCGATGTGATCTGGTTCCCGCCCGGCGAGCGGCACTGGCACGGCGCCTCGGCCGAGACCGCGATGAGCCATATCGCCATTCAGGAGGCGCTCGACGGCCGCACCGTCGACTGGCTCGAGCACGTCTCCGACGCCGAATATTCGGCGCCGCACGGCTAG
- a CDS encoding amidase: MKSGDGMGEGADAPKAAGGEPVAAVELAGRLARREVAAETVVRNHLSRIARLDPALRAFITVGAEGAIEAARALDRQPVPVGPLHGLPIAVKDLTDTAGLRTTMGSALHADRVPERDDPVAARLKAAGAIVLGKANTPEFGFGAVCANRLCGPTANPFDPRLTSGGSSGGSAVAVATGMAALAHGTDFGGSVRTPAGFCGVVSIRPTPGLIGDAARDLAWSGLATHGALARTVDDAALMLSAMAAAEVLDPLSASAHRPDPNVNSRPQRIAATPDFGIAPVAAVVRARFAEAVAAAEPVVGPITAATPDCTGAGRAFRTLRAAQIARGFGALAGTEGDRLTETVRWNVEAGRRLLAADYLEAEAIRSALWRRFVGFFRDHDVLIAPSASVMPWPNDDGEVTTIDGAPLLDILDYLTVTFVVSLVGFPVVTIPAPQGAHALPFGLQLIGRPGEEAGLIAFARRLEREAGFAWRAPAIAAA; the protein is encoded by the coding sequence GTGAAAAGCGGCGATGGGATGGGCGAGGGGGCCGACGCCCCGAAGGCTGCCGGGGGCGAGCCGGTCGCGGCGGTCGAACTGGCCGGGCGGCTCGCGCGTCGCGAGGTCGCCGCCGAGACGGTCGTGCGCAACCATCTCTCCCGCATCGCGCGGCTCGATCCGGCTTTGCGAGCCTTCATCACCGTCGGTGCGGAGGGGGCGATCGAGGCCGCGCGCGCGCTCGACCGCCAGCCGGTGCCGGTCGGGCCGCTGCACGGGCTGCCGATCGCGGTCAAGGATCTGACCGATACCGCCGGCCTGCGCACCACGATGGGCTCGGCGCTTCATGCCGACCGCGTGCCGGAGCGCGACGATCCGGTCGCGGCGCGGCTGAAGGCGGCGGGCGCGATCGTCCTGGGCAAGGCCAACACGCCGGAATTCGGCTTCGGCGCGGTCTGCGCGAACCGGCTCTGCGGGCCGACGGCCAATCCGTTCGATCCGCGGCTGACCTCGGGCGGCTCGTCCGGCGGTTCGGCGGTGGCGGTCGCGACCGGCATGGCCGCGCTCGCCCATGGCACCGACTTCGGCGGTTCGGTGCGCACGCCGGCCGGCTTCTGCGGCGTCGTCTCGATCCGGCCGACGCCGGGGCTGATCGGCGATGCCGCGCGCGATCTCGCCTGGAGCGGGCTCGCGACCCATGGCGCGCTGGCGCGGACGGTCGACGATGCGGCGCTGATGCTGTCGGCCATGGCGGCGGCCGAGGTTCTTGATCCGCTCTCGGCCAGTGCCCATCGTCCCGATCCGAACGTGAACTCTCGTCCGCAAAGGATCGCCGCGACGCCAGATTTCGGCATCGCGCCGGTCGCCGCTGTCGTGCGTGCGCGCTTCGCCGAGGCCGTGGCGGCGGCGGAGCCGGTCGTCGGCCCGATCACTGCCGCGACGCCCGATTGCACCGGCGCCGGCCGGGCGTTCCGGACCCTGCGCGCGGCCCAGATCGCGCGCGGTTTCGGTGCGCTCGCCGGCACCGAGGGCGACCGGCTGACGGAAACCGTGCGCTGGAACGTCGAGGCGGGGCGGCGCCTGTTGGCCGCGGACTATCTGGAGGCCGAGGCGATCCGCTCGGCGCTCTGGCGGCGCTTCGTCGGCTTCTTCCGCGACCACGACGTGCTGATCGCGCCCTCGGCCTCGGTCATGCCCTGGCCGAACGACGACGGCGAGGTCACCACGATCGACGGTGCGCCGCTCCTCGACATTCTCGACTACCTGACCGTGACCTTCGTCGTCTCGCTGGTCGGGTTCCCGGTCGTGACCATCCCGGCGCCGCAGGGCGCGCATGCGCTGCCCTTCGGGCTGCAGCTGATCGGCCGGCCCGGCGAAGAGGCCGGCCTGATCGCCTTCGCCCGCCGGCTCGAACGCGAGGCCGGCTTCGCCTGGCGCGCGCCCGCCATCGCCGCCGCCTGA
- a CDS encoding Asp/Glu/hydantoin racemase — protein sequence MTHRIGMLTPSSNTVLEPVTAAMLGPEGDVTAHFSRFKVTEIALSDAALGQFDAEPMLAAADLLGHAKVDVVTWNGTSASWLGLDRDRALAAAIAARTGIRATTCVLSLFDLMRAKGIGSIGLVTPYTADVQAEIAKVYASEGIVVAAESHLGIRDNFSFGLVDRPTLDRQIATVAAARPEAIVILCTNVAGGPHVARWEAEHGVPVIDSVAVTLWGALSEFGRPGLATPEFGRLLFGRLLAG from the coding sequence ATGACCCACCGCATCGGCATGTTGACGCCGTCCTCGAACACCGTGCTCGAACCGGTCACGGCCGCGATGCTCGGCCCGGAGGGCGATGTGACCGCGCATTTCTCGCGCTTCAAGGTCACCGAGATCGCGCTCTCGGACGCGGCGCTTGGCCAGTTCGACGCCGAGCCGATGCTGGCGGCGGCGGACCTGCTCGGCCACGCCAAGGTCGACGTCGTGACCTGGAACGGCACGAGCGCGAGTTGGCTCGGCCTCGATCGCGACCGGGCACTGGCGGCCGCGATCGCCGCGCGGACCGGCATCCGGGCGACGACCTGCGTGCTCAGCCTGTTCGATCTGATGCGCGCCAAGGGCATCGGCTCGATCGGGCTCGTGACGCCCTATACCGCTGACGTGCAGGCCGAGATCGCCAAGGTCTATGCGTCGGAAGGCATCGTGGTCGCGGCGGAGAGCCATCTCGGCATCCGCGACAACTTCTCCTTCGGCCTCGTCGACCGGCCGACGCTCGATCGGCAGATCGCGACCGTGGCAGCGGCGCGGCCGGAGGCGATCGTGATCCTGTGCACCAATGTCGCCGGTGGGCCGCATGTGGCGCGCTGGGAGGCCGAACACGGCGTGCCGGTGATCGACAGCGTCGCCGTCACGCTGTGGGGCGCGCTCAGCGAGTTCGGGCGGCCGGGGCTTGCGACGCCTGAGTTCGGACGACTGCTGTTCGGACGACTGCTCGCCGGGTGA
- a CDS encoding FtsX-like permease family protein: protein MNPLLPFEWITSLRFLREGRLQTLFILGGIAIGVGVIVFMSVMLTGLQQNFLRRVLTSQPHIQLVAPDQVARPLRTGATLVADPVVQRPSQRVLSIDQWQAIAEAMRTRPEIAVVSPTAGGSALAVRGDASRSISVSGIDPETYFRIVRLPDYLVAGQLRLTSDDIVIGTELAKDLGVSVGDKLNVTAASGVARTLTVTALIDLGNKGTNQRLTFVALRTGQALLGLIGGVTTIDLTVNDIYAAETIAREISATHAVDADSWIKTNAQFFTAVQAQQNTNTLIRLFVGLSVAFGIAAVLVVSVIQRSKDIGILRAMGTRRGQILRIFLLQGGLLGFAGSLAGAALGTGALVYWHAVSRQADGSELIPLIIEPQLFVAATLLATVTGLVAAMAPAIRAARLDPVEAIRG, encoded by the coding sequence ATGAACCCGCTTCTGCCCTTCGAATGGATCACGTCGCTGCGCTTCCTGCGCGAGGGGCGCCTCCAGACGTTGTTTATTCTCGGCGGCATCGCGATCGGCGTCGGCGTGATCGTGTTCATGTCGGTGATGCTCACCGGCCTCCAGCAGAACTTCCTGCGCCGGGTGCTGACCTCCCAGCCGCACATCCAGCTCGTGGCGCCCGATCAGGTGGCGCGGCCGCTGCGGACCGGCGCCACCCTGGTCGCCGATCCGGTCGTCCAGCGCCCGAGCCAGCGCGTGCTGTCGATCGACCAATGGCAGGCGATCGCCGAGGCCATGCGCACGAGGCCCGAGATCGCCGTCGTCTCGCCGACGGCGGGCGGCTCGGCGCTGGCGGTGCGCGGCGATGCCAGCCGGTCGATCTCGGTCAGCGGCATCGATCCCGAAACCTATTTCCGTATCGTGCGCCTGCCCGACTATCTCGTCGCCGGCCAGTTGCGGCTGACCAGCGACGACATCGTCATCGGCACCGAACTCGCCAAGGATCTCGGCGTCAGCGTCGGCGACAAGCTCAACGTCACCGCCGCCTCCGGCGTCGCCCGCACCTTGACCGTCACCGCCCTGATCGATCTCGGCAACAAGGGCACCAACCAGCGCCTGACCTTCGTGGCGCTGCGCACCGGCCAGGCGCTTCTCGGCCTGATCGGCGGCGTCACCACGATCGATCTGACCGTGAACGACATCTATGCCGCCGAGACGATCGCCCGGGAAATCTCGGCCACCCACGCCGTCGATGCCGACAGCTGGATCAAGACCAACGCCCAGTTCTTCACCGCCGTGCAGGCCCAGCAGAACACCAATACGCTGATCCGCCTGTTCGTCGGCCTGTCGGTCGCCTTCGGCATCGCGGCCGTGCTGGTCGTCTCGGTGATCCAGCGCTCGAAGGACATCGGCATCCTGCGCGCGATGGGGACGCGGCGCGGCCAGATCCTGCGGATCTTCCTGCTGCAGGGCGGCCTGCTCGGCTTCGCCGGTTCGCTCGCCGGCGCCGCGCTCGGCACCGGCGCGCTGGTCTACTGGCACGCGGTCTCGCGCCAGGCGGACGGCAGCGAACTGATCCCGCTGATCATCGAGCCCCAGCTCTTCGTGGCCGCCACGCTGCTGGCCACGGTGACAGGGCTCGTGGCGGCGATGGCGCCGGCGATCCGTGCGGCGCGGCTCGATCCGGTGGAGGCGATCCGTGGCTGA
- a CDS encoding ABC transporter ATP-binding protein, translating into MAEEILRLEGVRKSYNVGRPNETEVLHGIDLTLERGEFVALIGPSGSGKSTLLNIIGLLDRPTAGNLLIHGVETSRMSDAELTRLRGRTIGFVFQYHLLISAFTALENVMIPLVADRTFPSREIEARARALLGEVGLAAFANSLATNLSGGQQQRVAVARSLAMKPDLVLADEPTGNLDTKSADDVFALLRRENREHGTSFLLVTHNMHLASQCDRTIQVVDGRIAP; encoded by the coding sequence GTGGCTGAAGAGATCCTGCGCCTGGAGGGCGTGCGCAAATCCTACAATGTCGGCCGCCCGAACGAGACCGAAGTCCTGCACGGCATCGATCTCACGCTCGAACGCGGTGAGTTCGTCGCGCTGATCGGACCATCCGGCTCTGGCAAGAGCACGCTGCTCAACATCATCGGCCTGCTCGATCGTCCGACCGCGGGGAACCTCCTGATCCATGGCGTCGAGACGAGCCGGATGTCCGATGCCGAACTCACGCGCCTGCGTGGCCGCACCATCGGCTTCGTGTTCCAGTACCACCTGCTGATCTCCGCCTTCACGGCGCTGGAAAACGTCATGATCCCGCTCGTCGCCGACCGGACCTTCCCGAGCCGGGAGATCGAGGCGCGGGCGCGCGCGCTCCTCGGCGAGGTCGGGCTCGCCGCCTTCGCCAACAGCCTCGCGACCAACCTGTCGGGCGGCCAGCAGCAACGCGTCGCGGTCGCCCGCTCGCTCGCGATGAAGCCCGATCTCGTGCTCGCCGACGAGCCGACCGGCAATCTCGACACGAAATCAGCAGACGACGTCTTCGCGCTGCTTCGCCGCGAGAACCGCGAGCACGGCACGAGCTTTCTCCTGGTGACGCACAACATGCACCTCGCCAGCCAATGCGACCGGACCATCCAGGTCGTCGATGGCCGGATCGCGCCGTAG
- a CDS encoding efflux RND transporter periplasmic adaptor subunit, with the protein MRTTVSFVWAHRWFALVVVVLLALGAWQVARVAFGPEIVVDRVKRADLVRTVVASGHVETPFRVEIAAQITGTVSEVLVEDGQRVARGQPLVKLEPQELQAAVVQAQGALAQARARIRQLTDLTLPMARENLAQAQATLRNAQAAFDRTAELARNGHSTLAALDDAQRALDIARTQVNTAQLQVFTASPEGSDYVLAQTQLDQAEANLATARSRLGYATVAAPRDGVLIARKVEQGTVVQPGRAMLVLAPAGTTQLVLQIDERNLGLIAVGQPALASADAYPDARFNAVVSYINPGVDIARASVEVKLNVAEPPAYLRQDMTVSVDIEVGRRNATLVLPLRSIRDAGSAQPWVLAARDGRAHRQPVRLGLRGNVQAEILDGIGEGDLVVPTTSSLRPGQRLRPVLP; encoded by the coding sequence TTGCGGACCACTGTGTCCTTCGTCTGGGCTCATCGCTGGTTCGCGCTTGTCGTCGTGGTCCTGCTCGCGCTCGGCGCCTGGCAGGTGGCACGGGTCGCGTTCGGCCCGGAGATCGTGGTCGATCGGGTCAAGCGCGCCGATCTGGTTCGCACCGTCGTTGCCAGCGGTCATGTCGAGACGCCGTTTCGCGTCGAGATCGCCGCGCAGATCACCGGCACGGTGTCCGAAGTGCTGGTCGAGGACGGCCAGCGCGTGGCGCGCGGCCAGCCGTTGGTCAAGCTCGAGCCGCAGGAACTGCAGGCCGCGGTCGTGCAGGCGCAGGGCGCGCTCGCCCAGGCCCGCGCGCGCATCCGCCAGCTCACCGACCTCACCCTGCCGATGGCGCGCGAGAATCTGGCGCAGGCACAAGCAACGCTGCGCAACGCCCAGGCCGCCTTCGACCGGACAGCCGAACTGGCCCGCAACGGCCATTCGACCCTCGCCGCGCTCGACGACGCCCAGCGCGCGCTCGACATCGCGCGCACGCAGGTCAATACCGCCCAGCTCCAGGTGTTCACGGCGAGCCCCGAGGGCAGCGACTACGTCCTGGCGCAGACCCAGCTAGATCAGGCCGAAGCCAATCTCGCGACCGCCCGCTCGCGTCTCGGCTATGCGACCGTCGCGGCGCCGCGCGACGGCGTGCTGATCGCGCGCAAGGTGGAACAAGGCACCGTGGTGCAGCCGGGCCGCGCGATGCTGGTGCTCGCGCCTGCCGGCACGACGCAGCTCGTGCTGCAGATCGACGAGCGCAACCTCGGCCTCATCGCCGTCGGCCAACCGGCGCTCGCCTCGGCCGACGCCTATCCGGACGCCCGCTTCAACGCGGTCGTGTCCTACATCAATCCCGGTGTCGACATCGCCCGCGCCTCGGTCGAGGTGAAGCTCAACGTCGCCGAGCCGCCCGCCTATCTGCGGCAGGACATGACCGTGTCCGTCGATATCGAGGTGGGTCGCCGCAACGCGACCCTGGTGCTGCCGCTCCGGTCGATCCGCGATGCCGGCTCCGCCCAGCCCTGGGTTCTGGCCGCGCGCGACGGTCGCGCGCACCGCCAGCCGGTCCGCCTCGGCTTGCGCGGCAACGTCCAGGCCGAGATCCTCGACGGCATCGGGGAAGGCGACCTGGTGGTGCCGACCACGTCCAGCCTGCGCCCCGGCCAGCGGCTGCGGCCGGTCCTGCCATGA